The following coding sequences lie in one Bifidobacterium sp. ESL0690 genomic window:
- a CDS encoding alpha/beta hydrolase — MARMRLLKRFLPSMAIFVILVAVLATLSAAMMPGWNVEPLTQHIKVASPDSAIQARNTKTAQEGTYQVKTTNLRIKLAPNVTINAILRSPVGAPGKRPATLFIHGAGTGKASEVYGDIASAMSSAGIVTLVPDKRLDTYTTFHRDYYVMAEDYMTSLRTLQAQPDVDPTQAGIYAESEGTWIAEAMAHRHPSVISFMMLTSPPAVSGRRQMAMAANTYVDAVGAPKGLNRDVNKFIGLDFAPLGLQYADFPAERYLKDLTMPLLISFGTNDLSMPIEQGATDIVEATKTVGNRNVLVRYYRANHQMRVGAHTSVPGLPLDTHYTHDLEDWTNAIAVGTKADGWITPQIAGDQPHQRLAVPASVKPGLIESLNTILVLLAAIVLCAAMAGIVGICIAIGHVRQRSKQDSSSPTDKNLAIQTSTKTTRVRLSWGDSAHSRFPRRLTTALVLNSCCAVLSIAMFFAYVVIAATSALTLTSQGTLLTWGWMLMQVIALANVALFTWLIMELWRSRGKQFQGFWTPAHFIVAALCVIAAMISLVMMAFFGLYALL, encoded by the coding sequence GTGGCACGCATGCGATTGCTGAAACGATTCCTTCCTTCAATGGCCATATTCGTGATACTTGTGGCCGTCCTGGCGACGCTCAGCGCTGCAATGATGCCGGGGTGGAACGTGGAGCCACTGACACAACATATCAAGGTCGCTTCGCCGGATTCCGCAATTCAGGCGCGCAACACAAAAACTGCCCAGGAAGGTACCTACCAAGTTAAGACCACGAACCTGCGCATCAAGCTCGCCCCGAACGTCACCATCAACGCCATTCTCCGCTCACCCGTTGGTGCTCCGGGCAAGCGGCCGGCGACCCTGTTTATTCATGGTGCAGGCACCGGCAAGGCCAGCGAAGTCTACGGCGACATCGCTTCGGCTATGAGTTCGGCCGGCATCGTCACGCTCGTGCCCGACAAACGGCTTGACACCTACACCACATTCCACCGCGATTATTACGTGATGGCCGAAGACTATATGACTTCGCTACGGACTTTGCAAGCGCAACCTGACGTCGACCCCACGCAAGCTGGCATCTACGCGGAATCCGAAGGTACATGGATCGCTGAGGCAATGGCGCATCGTCACCCAAGCGTGATTTCTTTCATGATGTTGACCTCTCCGCCGGCGGTTTCCGGACGGCGACAGATGGCTATGGCTGCCAACACCTACGTTGATGCCGTCGGTGCACCTAAAGGCCTCAATCGTGATGTCAACAAATTCATCGGTTTGGACTTTGCCCCGCTAGGGCTGCAATATGCAGATTTCCCAGCCGAACGTTATCTAAAGGATCTCACGATGCCGCTGCTAATCAGCTTCGGCACCAACGATCTTTCCATGCCCATTGAGCAAGGCGCGACGGATATTGTTGAAGCGACGAAGACGGTCGGCAATCGCAACGTGCTCGTACGCTATTACCGCGCCAACCACCAGATGCGCGTCGGTGCGCACACATCCGTGCCCGGCCTGCCCCTCGATACGCACTATACGCATGACCTCGAGGACTGGACCAACGCCATTGCCGTAGGCACGAAAGCCGACGGATGGATCACACCGCAAATTGCCGGAGACCAGCCACACCAACGTCTCGCCGTCCCCGCCAGCGTCAAACCTGGACTCATTGAATCGTTAAACACGATATTGGTATTGTTGGCCGCGATAGTTTTGTGCGCCGCAATGGCAGGAATAGTCGGCATTTGTATTGCGATTGGACATGTAAGGCAACGTTCCAAACAAGATTCTTCAAGTCCGACCGACAAGAATCTTGCAATCCAAACTTCGACAAAAACAACAAGAGTTCGACTCTCTTGGGGGGATAGTGCTCATAGCCGGTTCCCTCGTCGTCTCACAACAGCGTTGGTCTTAAACAGCTGTTGCGCAGTGCTGAGCATTGCAATGTTCTTCGCTTATGTCGTTATCGCAGCCACATCGGCGCTGACACTGACTTCGCAAGGCACGCTGCTCACCTGGGGCTGGATGCTGATGCAGGTCATCGCGCTGGCCAACGTCGCTCTGTTCACTTGGCTAATCATGGAACTTTGGCGCTCACGCGGCAAGCAGTTCCAAGGCTTCTGGACTCCCGCGCACTTTATCGTCGCCGCACTGTGCGTCATCGCAGCGATGATTTCACTGGTAATGATGGCTTTCTTCGGCCTTTACGCTCTTTTATAG
- a CDS encoding DUF4125 family protein, with product MSENATKQTEQENTATSADQARLDLLERVIKHEWDQFQKTDNEGGRAACQGNWPTFHQMRASQFMTWPVPLLKSYANDLDEADRVGRNLITEKYGRMMISTWPEEYHANIEPYIPKHSAERVAEQEKIIAQQVTWADDFRTRYPKLGREMRVLHTSEDTHEKTSFETYLRGELGTYSDKTFGLYSDFIASLAAANRNLTEETIRNTVLLGGFKSLDEAETLQQ from the coding sequence ATGAGCGAAAACGCAACGAAGCAAACGGAACAGGAAAACACTGCGACCTCAGCAGACCAAGCGCGGCTCGACCTGTTGGAGCGCGTGATCAAGCATGAGTGGGATCAGTTTCAGAAGACCGACAACGAGGGCGGACGCGCGGCATGCCAAGGCAATTGGCCGACGTTCCATCAGATGCGGGCCAGCCAGTTCATGACCTGGCCCGTGCCACTGCTCAAAAGCTATGCCAATGACCTTGACGAGGCGGACCGCGTCGGGCGCAACCTCATCACCGAGAAGTACGGGCGAATGATGATTTCGACCTGGCCGGAAGAATATCACGCCAATATCGAACCGTATATCCCCAAGCATTCCGCCGAACGCGTCGCCGAGCAGGAGAAGATCATCGCCCAGCAAGTGACATGGGCCGACGATTTCCGCACCCGCTACCCCAAACTCGGCCGCGAGATGCGTGTGCTGCACACCTCGGAGGACACCCACGAAAAAACGTCGTTCGAAACCTACCTTCGCGGCGAACTCGGTACGTATTCCGACAAGACGTTCGGGCTTTATAGTGATTTCATCGCAAGCCTCGCCGCCGCCAATCGCAATCTCACCGAAGAGACCATCCGCAACACCGTGCTGCTCGGAGGATTCAAATCACTCGACGAGGCCGAGACATTGCAACAATGA
- a CDS encoding DUF4037 domain-containing protein, with protein sequence MDDNAQDKTPEELLRAFSEEHASLSGQPDDASDPNNAAAPTPSVNATFDTDEFLKGLDALFDAHEARDKAEPYLKQAMVDAENAGDDAGLLTVLNETMGFYRSHGRHEDNQWVIQRALELGLKMGIEGTEAWTTTLINAATGMRAAKHYDQAEDLYKQALASAQKTLAPTDRRMAALHNNISMLYSETGKLKEAQAELEKALSILEDSSTDPETDIDVASTHTNLALVLLQRATEAAQGGQRTSTSSFQNTSDSVSAKAEKPADSAPQSTQSASISEQWQNQPESDNSASSETVDSLLKQAMKHSSKTLEIYKNGHLEHSAHFASALAGYAQTCFAAGLFDKAIESYRQALKVIEECYGTDTDYYRITAGNLAQVEETARAARGAVGNTGKSESNNDADIIQDENAKTSESDNSTYQGRNANRTGNSHTGPDSGKQAKNDTLATSNNNESPSAANNAGVEIKPAISGLKLARAYWEQYGKPMIAEKYPDYQGRIAAGLIGHGSECYGFDDQYSQDHDFGPGFCLWLTDEDYAAIGEKLQADYEALPQEFMGFGPRESTARAQGGARRTGIFRIGDFFAGITGYPAAPSDDKPHEWLLLDEPTLAAATNGEIFADPLGAISKTRQGFKLMPDDVRLSLISRRLGMIAQAGQYNLPRMLKRGDGAAAWLSIREFTTNVCSFVFLINEPIRAGYMPYYKWQFAALRRLSGRMSTVLPDVCEQLETILRLSSAACFGGAGFGEGGKGSAPAQGQIQSTVEHICSEIVAELKNEGLTNSDEEFLEWQRPYVEAHIGSDNPVLHSL encoded by the coding sequence ATGGACGACAACGCGCAAGACAAAACGCCTGAGGAACTTTTACGAGCTTTCAGCGAGGAACATGCCTCGCTTTCAGGTCAGCCCGACGACGCCAGTGACCCGAACAACGCGGCTGCACCAACGCCGTCGGTCAATGCTACGTTCGACACCGACGAATTCTTGAAGGGACTCGATGCCTTGTTCGACGCGCACGAGGCCAGAGACAAGGCCGAACCGTACCTCAAACAGGCTATGGTGGACGCCGAAAACGCCGGTGACGATGCAGGGCTCTTGACCGTGCTTAACGAGACCATGGGCTTCTACCGTTCGCACGGACGGCACGAAGACAATCAATGGGTCATTCAGCGGGCGCTGGAACTGGGCTTGAAGATGGGCATCGAAGGCACCGAGGCGTGGACCACCACGCTCATCAACGCGGCGACCGGGATGCGTGCAGCCAAGCACTACGACCAGGCCGAGGATTTGTATAAGCAGGCGTTGGCATCGGCACAGAAAACGCTGGCACCCACCGACCGACGGATGGCAGCGTTGCACAACAACATTTCCATGCTCTACAGCGAAACTGGGAAACTCAAGGAGGCACAGGCAGAGCTTGAAAAGGCGCTTTCTATCCTCGAAGATTCCAGCACCGACCCAGAAACAGATATTGACGTGGCCTCCACGCATACCAATCTTGCGCTTGTGCTGTTGCAGCGGGCGACCGAGGCGGCGCAGGGCGGACAACGGACTTCAACATCGTCGTTCCAGAACACCTCAGATTCTGTATCTGCAAAAGCTGAGAAACCTGCGGATTCAGCACCGCAATCGACGCAATCGGCATCCATCTCTGAACAATGGCAGAATCAGCCAGAATCCGACAATTCGGCATCATCCGAAACTGTCGATTCGCTGCTTAAGCAAGCGATGAAACATTCCTCGAAAACACTGGAAATCTATAAGAACGGACATCTCGAGCACAGCGCTCATTTCGCTTCGGCGTTGGCCGGATACGCACAAACCTGCTTCGCGGCCGGACTGTTCGACAAGGCCATCGAATCCTATCGTCAGGCACTCAAAGTCATCGAAGAATGCTATGGCACCGACACCGACTATTACCGCATCACGGCGGGGAATCTTGCCCAGGTCGAAGAGACCGCACGGGCAGCACGGGGAGCAGTCGGCAATACGGGAAAATCGGAATCAAATAATGATGCCGATATCATTCAGGATGAAAACGCAAAGACATCAGAATCGGACAACAGCACCTATCAAGGCCGAAACGCCAATAGAACCGGCAACAGCCATACTGGCCCAGACTCGGGCAAACAAGCCAAAAACGATACCCTTGCAACTTCGAACAATAATGAGTCTCCTTCTGCTGCCAATAACGCGGGCGTCGAAATCAAACCCGCCATCTCAGGGCTCAAGCTTGCACGCGCTTACTGGGAGCAGTATGGCAAGCCAATGATTGCGGAGAAATACCCCGACTATCAGGGACGCATCGCTGCCGGACTGATCGGCCACGGTTCGGAATGCTATGGCTTCGATGACCAATATTCGCAGGACCATGATTTCGGGCCCGGTTTCTGCCTGTGGCTCACAGACGAGGATTACGCGGCAATCGGCGAAAAACTACAGGCCGACTACGAGGCTCTGCCGCAGGAATTCATGGGCTTCGGTCCACGCGAATCCACAGCGCGGGCTCAAGGCGGCGCCCGTCGCACCGGCATCTTCCGTATCGGCGATTTCTTCGCCGGAATCACCGGATATCCAGCCGCCCCCAGCGACGACAAGCCACACGAATGGCTGCTGCTCGACGAACCGACGCTCGCTGCCGCAACCAACGGTGAGATTTTCGCCGATCCGCTCGGAGCTATTTCCAAAACACGTCAGGGCTTCAAGCTGATGCCCGACGACGTGCGGCTTTCGCTGATTTCACGCCGACTTGGGATGATCGCGCAGGCCGGCCAATACAACCTGCCACGGATGCTCAAGCGCGGAGACGGGGCGGCGGCATGGCTTTCGATCCGCGAGTTCACCACCAACGTCTGCTCGTTTGTTTTCCTGATCAACGAACCGATTCGGGCCGGATACATGCCCTATTACAAGTGGCAGTTCGCGGCGCTTCGACGACTTTCGGGGCGAATGTCGACCGTCTTGCCGGATGTCTGCGAACAGCTCGAAACGATTCTGCGGCTTTCGTCGGCAGCCTGCTTCGGCGGCGCCGGATTCGGCGAGGGCGGCAAGGGCTCCGCCCCCGCGCAGGGACAAATTCAATCGACCGTCGAGCATATCTGCAGTGAAATCGTCGCGGAGCTCAAGAACGAAGGACTTACCAACAGCGACGAGGAATTCCTTGAGTGGCAACGGCCGTACGTCGAGGCGCATATCGGCAGCGATAATCCGGTGCTGCACAGCCTCTAA
- a CDS encoding DUF6020 family protein, with protein MKDKRIGQSGDMLAVPGVATDFVADWRGSNPGDNGTHQRLQASSESGSGSIWSRFIKFLRPSKIGWLIPAVLGFMVACSSQAAQFGWVPFDHVYLYLQAVCYAVLFAVLYMVAFRGVEFARMHAFDNSKPNDGNNAASPKNISNDGDNRNDSKLVVSQKSTFARKGISDKDGLQDTSKISDDRNAVASSSVVVPPRRFAAIRRYFHFRYAERPASIAADASILLCCWLPYIILLFPGVIHFDTGDQIAEYYGMPLYGMNAGKIWDHHPFLDTYLYGWFASLGKALFDNYNIGMYIYALLQAVGFAFGIAWLLAYISKTNLNRRLLHAFAAFFCFFPVVPMCVMSIAKDTTSAMLFVPWAVMYCKLIDSKLKLTRNPWFIAAFALDGLLVALTKKLGLYIVVLCLLALIIGKFAAKFKAAAVTLAVVLFVIVDMAIPKFAYQHINVVPGTPEAALALPIQMMARAAHDHPGDISDADRDAVDSYIEYSWDQIGRDYDPWLAVPAIGWTVKGKVPISRFAKAWLDVGLRHPDSYLQGFFCLEAGWMTFDAFSVKDQPIPKPVSVVMLPMTTSDTASYTYGVLQPHTPPTEASETVKQLYRTIVDTPGVNIPFFMALWTSVLPGFVLYYLWRRRKERRRDILAIGRNDEIGIDYRVGRTDRFDMADRINQSDSGDQTSRLVQANNKVSQTSRSHNIDADGLIENEVGDNLMSRATATGRSLLLKCLPWLLTAASLYVCAESMSRPGRPSPTRFVFQLVLLTPMVIGFLCSGRESQTATETEPANSSQ; from the coding sequence GTGAAGGATAAGAGAATTGGCCAATCCGGCGATATGCTGGCGGTTCCGGGAGTAGCTACTGATTTCGTGGCTGATTGGCGTGGCAGCAATCCGGGTGATAACGGTACTCACCAACGCTTACAGGCCTCATCGGAATCGGGCAGTGGCAGTATCTGGTCAAGGTTCATCAAATTCCTGCGGCCTTCGAAAATCGGTTGGCTGATTCCTGCTGTGCTTGGTTTTATGGTCGCCTGTTCAAGCCAGGCCGCGCAGTTCGGCTGGGTTCCTTTCGACCACGTTTACCTTTATTTGCAGGCGGTCTGCTATGCGGTGCTGTTCGCCGTGCTTTATATGGTTGCGTTTCGAGGCGTGGAATTTGCCAGAATGCATGCATTCGATAATTCCAAGCCTAATGACGGCAATAATGCGGCATCGCCGAAAAATATTTCGAACGACGGCGATAACCGTAACGATTCGAAGCTTGTGGTGTCGCAAAAATCTACATTTGCTCGTAAAGGTATTTCCGATAAAGACGGGCTTCAGGATACCTCCAAGATTTCAGATGATCGGAATGCTGTAGCATCTTCTTCCGTCGTCGTGCCTCCCAGGCGTTTCGCTGCTATCCGTCGCTATTTCCATTTCCGCTACGCCGAACGTCCTGCCTCGATTGCCGCCGATGCCTCGATACTGCTGTGCTGCTGGTTGCCGTATATCATCCTGCTCTTCCCGGGCGTCATCCATTTCGATACCGGAGACCAGATCGCGGAATACTACGGCATGCCGCTTTACGGGATGAACGCGGGAAAAATCTGGGATCATCACCCCTTCCTCGACACCTATCTATATGGCTGGTTCGCCTCGCTCGGGAAGGCACTTTTCGATAATTACAACATTGGCATGTATATATACGCGCTGTTGCAGGCCGTTGGCTTTGCCTTTGGCATCGCTTGGCTGCTGGCCTACATAAGCAAAACCAACCTCAATCGTAGACTTCTCCACGCGTTTGCTGCGTTCTTCTGTTTCTTCCCGGTCGTGCCGATGTGCGTGATGTCAATCGCCAAAGACACGACCAGCGCGATGCTTTTCGTTCCATGGGCGGTGATGTATTGCAAGTTGATCGACAGCAAACTTAAATTGACACGCAACCCGTGGTTCATCGCCGCCTTCGCACTTGACGGGTTGCTGGTCGCGTTGACTAAAAAGCTTGGACTCTATATCGTGGTACTGTGCTTGCTCGCGCTGATTATCGGCAAGTTTGCGGCGAAATTCAAAGCGGCTGCTGTCACGCTTGCGGTGGTGCTGTTCGTCATTGTGGATATGGCGATACCGAAATTTGCCTACCAGCACATCAACGTTGTTCCCGGCACGCCGGAAGCCGCGCTCGCCCTGCCGATTCAGATGATGGCACGAGCCGCCCACGACCATCCCGGCGATATCAGCGACGCAGACCGCGATGCCGTCGACAGCTACATCGAGTATTCGTGGGACCAGATTGGCCGGGACTACGACCCGTGGCTTGCCGTGCCGGCCATCGGTTGGACGGTGAAGGGCAAGGTGCCGATTTCCCGCTTCGCCAAGGCTTGGCTTGACGTTGGTCTGCGCCATCCTGATTCGTACCTGCAGGGTTTCTTCTGCTTGGAGGCCGGCTGGATGACCTTCGATGCCTTCAGCGTCAAGGACCAGCCGATTCCCAAGCCGGTTTCGGTAGTGATGTTGCCGATGACCACCTCCGACACCGCTTCTTATACTTATGGCGTGCTCCAGCCGCACACCCCGCCCACGGAGGCTAGCGAGACGGTGAAACAGCTTTATCGCACCATCGTTGACACGCCGGGCGTCAACATCCCGTTCTTCATGGCGCTCTGGACGTCGGTTTTGCCGGGATTTGTGCTGTATTATCTTTGGCGACGTCGAAAAGAACGTCGGCGAGATATTCTCGCGATTGGTCGGAATGATGAAATTGGAATTGACTATCGGGTTGGCCGGACTGACCGATTCGATATGGCCGATCGAATCAACCAATCAGATTCAGGCGACCAGACAAGCCGGTTAGTCCAAGCCAATAACAAGGTAAGTCAGACGAGCCGTTCTCACAATATTGATGCCGATGGTCTTATCGAGAATGAGGTTGGCGACAATCTCATGTCTCGTGCCACTGCCACCGGTCGAAGCCTCCTGCTCAAATGCCTGCCCTGGTTGCTGACTGCCGCCAGCCTCTACGTCTGCGCCGAAAGCATGTCGCGCCCCGGCCGTCCCTCGCCCACGAGGTTCGTTTTCCAGCTGGTGCTGCTCACCCCGATGGTGATCGGTTTCCTGTGTTCAGGCCGTGAATCGCAAACGGCAACTGAGACTGAGCCTGCTAATTCCAGCCAATAA
- a CDS encoding MFS transporter — MKKSLLALACGAFAYGAAEFVMMGILPQAARDMHVSIPTAGNFISAYAIGVCVGTLMLIFGRKMGPKKLILIFMVIALAGDLFSSFAPNATLLVIGRFISGLPHGAFFGTSALVAKTLAEPGKEAKAVSLTITGQTVANMLGVPAGTFIAEHLSWRLAFLILAGVAALTVLLVAVWVPRVEPVKDAGILGQFKFLTKPGPWLVLIAVFTGNTGIFSWWSYVSPWLQKVGGYSSGTVPLLMMLAGFAMVVGGLVGGHLTDHWRSAGTAGLGQCLSVIGLVLVFFVPGNKLDTAIFTFIIAFALFFISTPQQLLLAEAGKGGGELIGGAAVQVAFNFGNAVGSAVGGGMLNMSHMNYHFTALGGIPFALTATILLAVYSLRYETDTDAYERLQPIDV, encoded by the coding sequence TTGAAGAAAAGCCTGCTCGCACTGGCCTGCGGTGCGTTCGCGTACGGAGCCGCGGAATTCGTGATGATGGGCATCCTGCCCCAAGCCGCGCGCGACATGCACGTGAGCATCCCCACAGCGGGCAACTTCATCTCTGCCTACGCCATCGGCGTGTGTGTCGGCACTTTGATGCTGATTTTCGGGCGCAAAATGGGGCCGAAAAAGCTGATTCTTATCTTCATGGTCATCGCACTTGCAGGCGACCTGTTCAGCTCGTTCGCCCCGAACGCCACACTGCTGGTAATCGGACGCTTCATCTCCGGCCTCCCCCACGGCGCGTTCTTCGGCACTTCTGCGCTCGTGGCAAAAACACTCGCCGAACCTGGGAAAGAAGCCAAAGCGGTCAGCCTGACCATCACCGGCCAGACCGTGGCCAATATGCTTGGCGTGCCGGCCGGAACGTTCATCGCCGAGCACCTTTCCTGGCGTCTCGCCTTCCTCATTCTCGCAGGCGTCGCGGCACTGACCGTGCTATTGGTGGCCGTTTGGGTGCCACGTGTCGAGCCGGTGAAGGACGCCGGGATTCTCGGCCAGTTCAAGTTCCTGACCAAGCCAGGCCCGTGGCTTGTTCTTATCGCGGTATTCACCGGCAATACCGGCATTTTCAGTTGGTGGAGCTACGTTTCCCCATGGCTGCAGAAAGTCGGCGGTTATTCTTCCGGCACGGTGCCGCTCCTGATGATGCTTGCAGGCTTCGCGATGGTAGTCGGCGGACTCGTCGGTGGGCATCTGACCGATCATTGGCGCAGCGCGGGAACAGCAGGACTCGGACAGTGCCTCAGTGTCATCGGCTTGGTTCTGGTCTTTTTCGTACCCGGCAACAAACTCGACACCGCCATCTTCACGTTCATCATTGCGTTCGCGCTGTTCTTCATCTCCACCCCACAGCAGCTCCTGCTTGCCGAAGCGGGCAAAGGCGGCGGTGAACTCATCGGCGGAGCCGCGGTGCAGGTCGCGTTCAATTTCGGCAATGCGGTCGGTTCGGCGGTCGGCGGAGGCATGCTCAACATGTCGCATATGAACTATCATTTCACGGCTTTGGGTGGCATCCCCTTCGCCCTGACGGCCACGATTTTGCTTGCGGTTTATTCGCTGCGCTACGAGACCGACACCGACGCTTACGAGCGCTTGCAGCCAATCGACGTGTGA